One Candidatus Bathyarchaeota archaeon DNA segment encodes these proteins:
- the rplX gene encoding 50S ribosomal protein L24 has protein sequence MKIVSSKPSVQRKIFYNAPLHLRRKFLSASLSKELKEKYGVKTLPVRKGDTVKIMRGDYAGVEGKVSEVDMKKIRIYIDNVTREKTSGSTVKVPIHPSKVMIIGLNLDDKWRAKTLEKKA, from the coding sequence ATGAAAATTGTATCCTCAAAACCTTCTGTTCAAAGAAAAATTTTTTATAATGCACCTTTACATTTAAGACGTAAATTCCTTTCAGCAAGTTTATCTAAAGAGTTAAAAGAGAAATATGGCGTTAAAACGCTTCCAGTAAGAAAAGGCGATACTGTAAAAATTATGAGAGGAGATTACGCTGGAGTCGAAGGAAAAGTTTCTGAAGTAGATATGAAAAAAATTAGAATTTATATTGATAATGTAACTAGAGAAAAAACTTCAGGTTCAACAGTTAAAGTTCCAATTCACCCATCAAAAGTAATGATTATAGGATTAAATTTAGATGATAAATGGAGAGCTAAAACTTTAGAAAAAAAAGCTTAA
- a CDS encoding 30S ribosomal protein S4e → MGKKSGSKHLKRFQSPTFWPIHIKEKKWVVKPSSGPHPMHLSIPLLIIVRDILGYAKTAREAKIILSQGKIKVDGKVRRDKKYPVGLMDIIEVEGVETPFRILPAYGKGLTLVETSKEEAKFKLCRIENKTTLKKGNIQLNLHDGRNLLIKIENPKNPVEDVYKVGDTIQLELPTGKLLSHIKFEEGSYALITSGANMGRCGKIINLTKGTATRPALVYLEDFIGKFQTVFDYVFIIGKEKPLIKILEPKLIKAEAL, encoded by the coding sequence ATGGGTAAAAAAAGCGGTTCAAAACATTTAAAAAGATTTCAATCTCCTACATTTTGGCCTATTCATATTAAAGAGAAGAAATGGGTTGTTAAACCAAGCTCTGGTCCTCACCCCATGCATTTAAGCATTCCATTATTAATAATTGTTCGGGATATTCTTGGTTACGCTAAAACAGCTAGAGAAGCTAAAATAATTCTTTCTCAAGGAAAAATTAAAGTTGATGGAAAAGTTAGAAGAGATAAAAAATATCCTGTGGGATTAATGGATATAATTGAAGTTGAAGGTGTAGAAACACCATTTAGAATTTTACCAGCTTACGGTAAAGGGTTAACTTTAGTTGAAACTTCAAAGGAAGAAGCTAAATTTAAGCTTTGCAGAATAGAAAATAAAACTACCTTAAAAAAGGGAAATATTCAATTAAACTTGCATGATGGAAGAAACCTTTTAATTAAAATTGAAAACCCAAAAAATCCTGTTGAAGATGTTTACAAAGTTGGAGATACAATTCAATTAGAGCTTCCTACAGGTAAACTTTTAAGTCACATTAAGTTTGAGGAAGGTTCATATGCATTAATAACTTCTGGAGCAAACATGGGTCGATGCGGTAAAATAATCAATTTAACTAAAGGAACAGCCACTCGACCAGCTTTAGTTTACCTTGAAGACTTTATTGGAAAATTCCAAACAGTTTTTGATTATGTATTCATTATAGGAAAAGAGAAACCTTTAATAAAAATTTTAGAACCTAAATTAATTAAAGCAGAGGCGCTTTAA
- a CDS encoding 30S ribosomal protein S19e, whose amino-acid sequence MPTAYDVPADMLISRLAKYLKENIEDVSPPVWSLIAKTSSHRERPPQNPDWWYIRCASLLRKLYIHGPVGVSRLRGKYGGRKRKGRSIEHSRKAGGSAIRKPLQQLEKAGLIEKADKKGRKLSKEGVKLLDKIAAEILKELKTD is encoded by the coding sequence ATGCCTACAGCATATGATGTTCCTGCGGATATGCTTATAAGCAGGCTTGCTAAATATTTAAAGGAGAATATCGAGGATGTTTCTCCTCCAGTTTGGAGCTTAATCGCTAAAACAAGCTCGCATAGAGAAAGGCCTCCACAAAACCCTGATTGGTGGTATATTCGATGCGCTTCGCTTCTTAGGAAACTTTATATTCATGGACCAGTAGGGGTTTCAAGGCTTAGAGGAAAATATGGCGGTAGAAAACGTAAAGGAAGATCTATAGAGCATTCTAGAAAAGCTGGAGGCTCAGCTATTAGAAAGCCTCTTCAACAATTAGAAAAAGCAGGGTTAATTGAAAAAGCTGATAAAAAAGGGCGAAAACTTTCTAAAGAAGGCGTAAAACTGCTTGATAAAATAGCAGCTGAAATATTAAAAGAACTTAAAACTGATTAA
- a CDS encoding 30S ribosomal protein S8 — MGLNDPLANALVTICNNEERRKRECVIWPASKLIGRTLRVMQKNGYIGEFEYIDDGRTGKFKVQLLGRINKCAAIKPRFSVKNDEMEKWEKRYLPAENIGILILTTPKGVVSNKEARELNVGGKLLAYVY, encoded by the coding sequence ATGGGTTTAAATGATCCTTTAGCAAACGCTTTAGTAACAATCTGCAATAATGAAGAAAGAAGAAAAAGAGAATGCGTAATTTGGCCAGCTTCAAAGCTTATAGGTAGAACGCTTAGAGTAATGCAGAAAAACGGTTATATAGGTGAGTTTGAGTATATTGATGATGGTAGAACAGGGAAATTTAAGGTTCAATTACTAGGTAGAATAAATAAATGCGCAGCTATAAAACCTAGATTTTCTGTTAAAAACGATGAAATGGAAAAATGGGAGAAAAGATATTTACCTGCTGAAAATATTGGCATATTAATTTTAACAACACCTAAAGGCGTAGTTTCTAATAAGGAAGCTAGAGAGCTTAATGTTGGAGGAAAGCTTTTAGCTTACGTATATTAA
- a CDS encoding 50S ribosomal protein L18, with the protein MAKGPRYNVPFRRRREGKTNYKKRRALILSKLPRFIVRLTNKHVLIQVAEAKPNGDYVLASASSMELKKLGLKGCFKNTPAAYLTGFLAGFKALKNNVKEAVLDIGLRKASKGAKVFAAMKGALDAGLKISCNEEILPEESRIKGEHIAAYAKSLTQEEYNKKFSRYLKDGLPPENLPSHFDEIKNRIIESFKALTAHQT; encoded by the coding sequence ATGGCTAAAGGCCCAAGATATAACGTTCCATTTAGAAGAAGAAGAGAAGGAAAAACAAATTATAAAAAAAGACGCGCTTTAATTTTATCTAAGCTTCCAAGATTTATCGTCCGCTTAACAAACAAGCATGTTTTAATTCAAGTTGCTGAAGCTAAACCTAATGGAGATTATGTTTTAGCTTCAGCCAGCTCTATGGAGCTTAAAAAACTTGGTTTGAAAGGCTGCTTTAAAAATACTCCTGCAGCTTATTTAACAGGTTTCCTAGCAGGCTTTAAAGCTTTAAAAAACAATGTTAAAGAAGCTGTGTTAGATATTGGTTTAAGAAAAGCAAGTAAAGGCGCAAAAGTTTTCGCAGCTATGAAAGGCGCTTTAGATGCTGGATTAAAAATTTCTTGCAACGAAGAAATTCTTCCTGAAGAATCAAGAATTAAAGGAGAGCATATAGCTGCTTACGCTAAAAGCTTAACTCAAGAAGAATATAATAAAAAATTCTCTAGATATCTAAAGGATGGTTTGCCTCCAGAAAATCTTCCTTCTCACTTTGATGAAATAAAAAACAGGATAATTGAAAGTTTTAAAGCTTTAACCGCCCATCAAACATAA
- a CDS encoding glycerol dehydrogenase, with protein MVKVLTKIFATPSKYVQGLGAINELGKHVKDLGKKAFIMGGPTAISLTEELMKKSLKENGVEIIGVDKTVKECTHEAINRLSKEGKDKGADVIIGVGGGKAVDTAKAVAWKMGALPIAMVPTQCATNADASALSVVYTEKHEFVEYLVYPKHPELVLVDTNIVGRCPAKFLVQGMGDALACKFEAEACKASSSPSFLGGLATDAGLALAYACFENLMKYGLLAKRAMEIGAVTPAVEKIIESIKLLSGVGWEVNGLAAAHAIHNGLTILPGLHAEHGEIVAFGTIAQLVLECRTPGEIYPIVDWCTKVGLPTTLDELGLIGVKKEDLMKAAEKACDPKDTMGNMPFSITPEMVRDAILVADSIGKERKTKS; from the coding sequence ATGGTTAAAGTTTTAACTAAAATTTTTGCAACCCCAAGTAAATATGTCCAAGGTTTAGGGGCTATTAATGAGCTTGGAAAACATGTTAAAGATTTAGGTAAAAAAGCCTTTATAATGGGTGGTCCAACAGCTATCTCGCTTACTGAAGAGCTTATGAAAAAAAGCTTAAAGGAAAATGGGGTTGAAATTATTGGTGTAGATAAAACTGTTAAAGAATGCACTCATGAAGCTATAAATAGATTATCAAAAGAGGGAAAAGATAAAGGAGCTGACGTAATTATTGGAGTGGGGGGAGGAAAAGCTGTTGATACAGCTAAAGCTGTGGCATGGAAAATGGGGGCTCTTCCAATAGCGATGGTTCCAACTCAATGCGCTACAAATGCGGATGCAAGCGCTCTTTCCGTAGTTTATACAGAAAAGCATGAATTTGTTGAATACCTTGTTTACCCCAAGCATCCTGAGCTTGTGCTTGTAGACACAAATATAGTAGGCAGATGCCCCGCTAAATTTTTGGTTCAAGGAATGGGAGACGCTTTAGCTTGCAAATTTGAAGCTGAAGCTTGTAAAGCATCAAGCTCACCAAGCTTTTTAGGGGGATTAGCAACAGATGCGGGATTAGCCTTAGCTTACGCATGTTTTGAAAATCTTATGAAGTATGGGTTGCTTGCAAAAAGAGCGATGGAAATAGGAGCTGTGACCCCGGCTGTAGAAAAAATAATTGAATCGATAAAGCTATTAAGCGGTGTAGGCTGGGAGGTAAACGGTTTAGCTGCAGCTCATGCAATCCATAATGGCTTAACAATTCTTCCTGGGCTTCATGCAGAGCATGGCGAAATAGTAGCATTTGGAACCATAGCTCAATTAGTGTTAGAATGCAGAACGCCTGGAGAAATTTATCCCATAGTAGACTGGTGCACTAAAGTTGGGTTACCTACTACACTTGATGAGCTTGGTTTAATAGGAGTGAAGAAAGAGGATTTAATGAAGGCAGCGGAAAAAGCCTGCGATCCAAAAGATACTATGGGAAATATGCCATTTTCTATAACGCCTGAAATGGTTCGAGACGCAATTTTAGTTGCAGACTCTATAGGTAAAGAAAGAAAAACGAAAAGTTAG
- a CDS encoding 50S ribosomal protein L23, with amino-acid sequence MAKKPLNLILYPLITEDAVSLIEAENKLTFIVDIKAGKKEIKKAIEELYDVKVDKVNTCITMDGKKKAYVKLKPEFKASDLAIKLGIL; translated from the coding sequence ATGGCTAAAAAACCTTTAAATTTAATTCTTTACCCATTAATTACTGAAGATGCAGTATCTTTAATTGAAGCTGAAAACAAGTTAACTTTTATTGTAGATATTAAAGCTGGAAAAAAAGAGATTAAAAAAGCGATTGAAGAATTATATGATGTAAAAGTTGATAAAGTTAATACTTGTATAACCATGGATGGAAAAAAGAAAGCTTATGTTAAGCTTAAGCCAGAGTTTAAAGCTTCAGATTTAGCTATTAAACTTGGAATCCTATAA
- a CDS encoding MFS transporter: MSKRYFMLIAIWITYGAFYLNRLNLPVVFPSLRSELNLTYTQVAFIGSSLMVTYTIAQLPSGLLSDKIGAKKVIAIGGLIIIFSNLLFGFSDFFEAFILAQFFNGLGQGMGWSPSIKLLASLSSKKERGTIIGLFLTSVPAFSALAYIISGYLNANFGWRTAFYTPATILSTVIIMFLLVTRNEESISGLIKDNLRRKIELKKVLFNLNVWMAGIAFSSILFVEYGFNMWIPSFLVDENKMPLEKAALIASATPIGGVIGGPLGGFMSDKLLKGRRKPIIVLSFTILSASTLMLIYLRQNLICLVSSLILIGFCIQSSGGLFFAYIADILPLALTGSGAGFLETIGHAASITSIYGVGFLIDLLDSYIQAFLIFPLASILGFLASIKMREKVLKLE; this comes from the coding sequence TTGAGTAAACGGTATTTCATGCTGATTGCGATATGGATAACTTATGGAGCTTTTTATTTAAATAGGCTTAATTTACCTGTGGTTTTCCCATCTTTAAGAAGCGAGTTAAATTTAACTTATACTCAAGTCGCTTTTATTGGCTCAAGCTTAATGGTAACATATACAATTGCTCAGCTTCCATCAGGTTTATTAAGCGATAAAATAGGCGCTAAAAAAGTTATAGCAATTGGAGGTTTAATAATAATTTTTTCAAATTTGCTTTTTGGGTTTAGCGATTTTTTTGAAGCTTTTATTTTAGCTCAATTTTTTAATGGTTTAGGTCAAGGGATGGGGTGGTCGCCTTCAATTAAGCTTCTTGCAAGCTTATCTTCAAAAAAGGAAAGGGGGACAATTATAGGTTTATTTTTAACTTCTGTTCCAGCTTTTTCAGCTTTAGCTTATATTATTTCAGGTTATTTAAACGCTAATTTTGGTTGGAGAACAGCTTTCTATACACCTGCAACAATTCTTTCAACAGTTATAATAATGTTTTTGCTTGTTACGCGAAATGAAGAATCTATAAGCGGCTTAATTAAAGATAATTTAAGGAGAAAAATTGAATTAAAAAAAGTTTTATTTAATTTAAATGTTTGGATGGCGGGTATAGCTTTTTCAAGCATATTATTTGTTGAATACGGGTTTAACATGTGGATTCCGTCTTTTCTAGTTGACGAAAATAAAATGCCTTTAGAGAAGGCGGCTTTAATAGCAAGTGCAACTCCAATAGGTGGAGTTATAGGTGGGCCTTTAGGTGGATTCATGTCAGATAAATTGTTAAAAGGAAGAAGAAAGCCTATAATAGTTTTATCGTTTACAATTCTTTCAGCATCAACTTTAATGTTAATTTATTTAAGGCAAAATTTAATTTGCCTAGTTTCTTCTTTAATTTTAATAGGTTTTTGCATTCAATCTTCTGGAGGCCTTTTCTTCGCTTATATAGCGGATATTTTGCCTTTAGCATTAACAGGTTCAGGAGCAGGTTTTCTAGAAACTATCGGGCATGCTGCTTCAATAACCTCTATATATGGAGTGGGGTTTTTAATAGATTTACTTGATTCTTACATTCAAGCTTTTTTAATTTTTCCTTTAGCTTCAATTTTAGGTTTCTTAGCTTCAATTAAAATGAGGGAAAAAGTTTTAAAGCTTGAATGA
- a CDS encoding aspartate aminotransferase family protein, producing the protein MSVEELIKEDKKYVLHGWGYSDITIVEAKGAIFKDIKGKEYLDFLSQTAGVLGIGHTHPKYVKAVKDVLEKVSHTLTMFTNVPRVECAKKLASIAPEPLKNNCKIYFSCGGSEANETALKFAMIAKKKKEVISVYYAYHGGTLALCGLLGQSWHREGLVRFPGFYQIPNAYCYRCYFGKEYPECDFECARMLEWQIKCGSSKDVAAFILEPVQGNGGHMLPPSPEYFKIIRETCDKYDVLFIADEVQTGMGRTGKIWGCDYFNAKPDIMTTAKALGGGMPLSATVIKDDLIPEELTTAQWHIFTMGGGPIECAAGAAAIDVLLEERLWENAAKQGERMTKRLKEMEKKHKLIGEVRGPGLFIGVELVKDKRTKEPATDEAIQVFSKCLEKGVLFGLSNKAGVGNILKIKPPLVVTGEQCDKAMDILDEVLTEVERSR; encoded by the coding sequence ATGTCTGTTGAAGAGCTTATAAAAGAGGATAAAAAGTATGTGCTTCATGGTTGGGGATACTCCGATATAACTATAGTCGAAGCTAAAGGAGCAATTTTTAAGGATATAAAAGGTAAAGAATACTTAGATTTTCTCTCTCAAACAGCTGGAGTACTTGGAATAGGTCATACGCATCCTAAATATGTTAAAGCGGTGAAGGATGTTCTTGAAAAGGTATCCCATACATTAACAATGTTTACTAACGTTCCAAGAGTTGAGTGTGCTAAGAAACTTGCAAGTATAGCTCCAGAACCCTTAAAGAACAATTGCAAAATATATTTCTCTTGCGGTGGATCTGAAGCAAATGAAACAGCATTAAAGTTTGCTATGATAGCTAAGAAAAAGAAAGAGGTTATATCTGTATATTATGCATATCATGGTGGAACCTTGGCCTTATGCGGTTTGCTTGGGCAATCATGGCATAGGGAAGGCCTTGTCAGGTTCCCTGGCTTTTATCAAATACCAAATGCTTATTGTTATAGATGCTACTTTGGAAAAGAATATCCTGAATGCGATTTTGAATGCGCTAGGATGCTAGAATGGCAAATAAAATGCGGTTCATCAAAAGATGTAGCCGCTTTCATATTAGAACCGGTTCAAGGTAATGGAGGCCATATGCTTCCCCCATCTCCAGAATATTTTAAGATAATTAGAGAGACCTGCGATAAGTATGATGTTTTATTTATAGCTGATGAAGTTCAAACAGGAATGGGTCGTACTGGAAAAATTTGGGGATGCGATTACTTTAATGCTAAGCCAGATATAATGACTACAGCTAAAGCTTTAGGCGGAGGAATGCCTCTCTCCGCAACTGTTATTAAAGATGATTTAATACCAGAAGAATTAACAACAGCGCAATGGCATATATTCACTATGGGAGGTGGTCCGATAGAATGCGCTGCTGGAGCTGCTGCTATAGACGTGTTATTGGAGGAAAGGCTTTGGGAAAACGCTGCTAAACAAGGAGAAAGAATGACTAAAAGGCTTAAAGAGATGGAGAAAAAACATAAATTAATAGGTGAAGTTAGAGGTCCGGGACTATTTATAGGTGTGGAGCTTGTTAAGGATAAGAGAACGAAAGAACCTGCAACAGATGAGGCAATTCAAGTATTCTCGAAATGCTTAGAGAAAGGTGTTTTATTCGGCTTATCTAATAAAGCTGGAGTTGGTAATATACTTAAGATTAAGCCTCCGCTTGTTGTAACTGGTGAACAATGCGATAAAGCTATGGATATTCTAGATGAAGTTTTAACAGAAGTAGAGAGAAGCAGATAA
- the ald gene encoding alanine dehydrogenase translates to MIVGIPKEIKNHEYRVGITPSGVKEFIKNGHEVLIEKGAGLGSGFSDEEYKAAGAKIVNSAKELYSKAEMIYKVKEPLEPEYELLREGQIVFTYFHFASDEKLTKAMLDRKIIAIAYETIETEDGRLPLLEPMSEIAGQMASIIGAYYSMKPQKGRGVLPGGIPGVPPAEFVILGGGTVGFNAAKIAAGMGAHVTILQRSEARMRYLKDVLPPNVDVVKFNNENLQEYLKKADVVIGGVLVTGAKAPKFVTRDMLKLMKKGAVIVDVAVDQGGIFETTKPTFHSDPVYEVDGIIHYCVANMPGAYPLTSTLAITSITLPYALEIANKGWRKALKENPVLRKGLNMVFGKVTHKGVAEAFNLEYYPPETAL, encoded by the coding sequence TTGATTGTAGGAATACCAAAAGAGATTAAAAACCATGAGTATAGAGTTGGGATTACTCCTTCAGGAGTTAAAGAATTTATTAAAAATGGGCATGAAGTTTTAATTGAAAAAGGCGCTGGATTAGGGTCAGGGTTTAGCGATGAAGAATATAAAGCTGCTGGAGCAAAAATAGTTAATTCTGCTAAGGAGCTATATTCAAAGGCTGAAATGATATATAAAGTAAAGGAGCCTCTTGAGCCTGAGTACGAGCTTCTAAGGGAAGGACAAATAGTCTTCACTTACTTTCACTTCGCCTCTGATGAAAAATTGACTAAAGCTATGCTTGATAGAAAAATAATAGCTATAGCTTATGAAACTATTGAAACTGAAGATGGTAGATTACCCTTGCTTGAGCCGATGAGCGAAATTGCTGGTCAAATGGCATCCATCATTGGAGCTTACTACTCGATGAAGCCTCAAAAAGGAAGAGGTGTCCTGCCTGGTGGGATTCCAGGAGTACCGCCAGCTGAATTCGTTATTCTAGGTGGGGGAACTGTTGGATTTAATGCCGCTAAAATAGCTGCAGGAATGGGCGCTCATGTAACTATATTGCAGCGAAGCGAAGCTAGAATGAGATACCTTAAGGATGTTTTACCGCCTAACGTAGACGTTGTAAAATTTAATAATGAAAATCTTCAAGAGTATCTTAAGAAGGCCGATGTAGTGATTGGTGGCGTTTTAGTTACAGGAGCTAAGGCACCAAAATTTGTTACTAGGGATATGCTTAAGCTTATGAAAAAAGGCGCAGTTATAGTTGATGTAGCAGTAGATCAAGGAGGAATTTTTGAAACTACTAAGCCAACATTTCATAGCGATCCAGTTTACGAAGTTGATGGAATTATTCATTACTGCGTTGCCAATATGCCTGGAGCTTATCCATTGACATCAACATTAGCTATAACCAGCATAACGCTTCCATACGCTTTGGAAATAGCTAATAAAGGATGGAGGAAAGCGTTAAAGGAAAACCCGGTTTTAAGAAAAGGGTTAAACATGGTGTTTGGAAAAGTAACTCATAAAGGTGTAGCTGAAGCATTTAACCTTGAATATTACCCACCTGAGACAGCCCTTTAA
- a CDS encoding 50S ribosomal protein L3: MRKKWSSPRRGSLAFTPRVRASSWIGKIKYWPKISGAPTPLAFAGYKAGMTHIIAIDNVKGSLTYGKEISIPVTIIEAPPMLVAGVRVYEKASKGLKTLSEAWMEKPPKDFKRLLPLPEKFNTEKQFDKIFGFIDKIAEVRVFLATQPRIIKKGRKKPELLEVKIDGGTIKEQLEWVKKYLGKEIKASNILKEGQWIDVISVTKGKGFQGPVKRFGIALLHHKSRKTVRGVGSIGPWHPHYVMRTVPRAGQMGFHQRTEYNKQILKIGGDGKEVTPKGSFLKYGLINSDYIMVKGSVPGPSKRLIVLRYAARAKNLPVEPPKIQYIDLESKQGD, from the coding sequence TTGAGGAAAAAATGGAGCTCACCTAGAAGAGGTTCATTAGCTTTCACGCCTAGAGTTAGAGCCTCTAGCTGGATTGGAAAAATAAAATATTGGCCTAAAATTTCAGGCGCACCTACTCCTTTAGCTTTCGCTGGTTATAAAGCTGGAATGACTCATATAATAGCAATAGATAATGTGAAAGGCTCTTTAACATATGGAAAAGAGATATCTATTCCAGTAACTATTATAGAAGCTCCACCAATGCTTGTTGCAGGTGTAAGAGTTTACGAGAAAGCTTCTAAAGGGCTTAAAACTTTATCTGAAGCATGGATGGAGAAGCCTCCAAAAGATTTTAAACGATTACTTCCTCTACCAGAAAAATTTAACACTGAAAAACAATTTGATAAAATTTTTGGTTTTATAGATAAAATTGCTGAAGTTAGAGTCTTTTTAGCTACTCAACCACGTATAATAAAAAAAGGAAGAAAAAAACCAGAGCTTTTAGAAGTTAAAATTGATGGTGGAACAATTAAAGAGCAGCTTGAATGGGTTAAAAAGTATTTAGGAAAAGAAATTAAAGCATCAAATATTCTTAAGGAAGGGCAGTGGATTGACGTAATATCTGTAACTAAAGGAAAAGGTTTTCAAGGTCCAGTAAAAAGATTTGGAATAGCGCTTCTTCACCATAAATCTAGAAAAACCGTTAGAGGCGTAGGTTCTATTGGACCTTGGCACCCTCATTACGTTATGAGAACTGTTCCAAGAGCTGGCCAAATGGGCTTTCACCAAAGAACAGAATATAATAAACAAATTTTAAAAATAGGTGGAGATGGAAAAGAAGTTACTCCTAAAGGCAGCTTCTTAAAATATGGTTTAATAAACTCAGATTATATAATGGTTAAAGGTTCTGTTCCAGGCCCATCAAAAAGATTAATTGTTTTACGTTATGCCGCTAGAGCTAAAAATCTTCCAGTTGAACCGCCGAAAATCCAATATATTGATTTAGAATCTAAGCAAGGTGATTAA
- the rpl4p gene encoding 50S ribosomal protein L4, whose protein sequence is MLTQEFKAKIYDIEGNEKGEIDLPSIFLTPVRYDLIKRAVIAIQSHRFQPKGRNPMAGKRTTAESLGVGYGLSRVPRVKGENYPKARTAAFAPSTVGGRLAFPPTPNKKIKKKINKKEKLLALKSAIAATAIKELVAKRGHKFDSSKTFPLIVSDEIQSINRTFNIAQILKKLGVWSDIERVASTIKIRAGKGKKRGRKKKIRSGPLIVIVNDNGVKKAARNIPGLTVIELRNLNPEHLAPGTHPGRLTIWVESAIKALSEGALNG, encoded by the coding sequence ATGCTGACTCAAGAATTTAAAGCTAAAATTTATGATATTGAAGGAAATGAAAAAGGGGAAATTGATCTCCCATCCATATTCTTAACACCAGTTAGATATGATTTAATTAAAAGAGCGGTTATAGCTATTCAATCTCACCGCTTTCAACCTAAAGGAAGAAACCCTATGGCTGGTAAAAGAACCACAGCTGAATCTCTTGGAGTTGGTTATGGGCTTTCTAGAGTGCCAAGAGTTAAAGGTGAAAATTATCCTAAAGCTAGAACAGCGGCTTTTGCTCCAAGCACAGTAGGCGGAAGGCTTGCTTTTCCTCCAACGCCAAATAAAAAGATTAAAAAGAAGATAAATAAAAAAGAGAAGCTTTTAGCTTTAAAATCTGCTATAGCTGCAACAGCTATAAAAGAATTAGTAGCTAAAAGAGGGCATAAATTTGATTCTTCAAAAACTTTTCCATTAATAGTTTCTGATGAAATTCAAAGCATTAACCGAACATTTAACATCGCTCAAATTCTTAAGAAGCTTGGTGTTTGGAGCGATATAGAAAGAGTAGCTTCAACAATTAAGATTCGCGCTGGAAAAGGTAAAAAACGTGGTAGAAAAAAGAAAATAAGAAGCGGTCCATTAATAGTAATTGTAAATGATAATGGTGTTAAAAAAGCTGCAAGAAACATTCCAGGCTTAACGGTTATAGAATTAAGAAACTTAAATCCGGAGCATTTAGCTCCGGGGACTCATCCAGGAAGATTAACGATATGGGTTGAATCTGCAATTAAAGCTTTATCAGAGGGAGCTTTAAATGGCTAA
- the amrS gene encoding AmmeMemoRadiSam system radical SAM enzyme — protein sequence MKEAMFYEKLSDDKVKCNLCPHRCIIPNFKKGICGVRENKNGILYSLVYGKLIAKAVDPIEKKPLFHFYPGTEAYSIATVGCNFRCLNCQNYEISQLPREQKIILGEDATPEGMVSEAKRFKCKSIAYTYTEPTVFFEFAYETAKLASENGVKNVFVTNGYITEEALKEIKPYLDAANIDLKSFKEEFYLKNCGAHLEPVLDAIKLYKKLGIWIEITTLIIPGMNDSEEELRKIAEFIKNEIDSETPWHVTQFYPMYKLSHLTRTPITTLKKAREIGLKTGLKYIYVGNVPGDPGENTYCPSCKNLLIQRFGYEILDYKIKDSKCVFCEAKINGVFS from the coding sequence TTGAAGGAAGCTATGTTTTATGAGAAATTAAGCGATGATAAAGTAAAATGTAACCTTTGCCCTCATAGATGCATAATTCCAAATTTTAAAAAAGGAATTTGTGGAGTAAGAGAAAATAAAAATGGCATTCTTTATTCTTTAGTTTATGGTAAACTTATTGCAAAGGCTGTTGATCCGATAGAAAAAAAGCCTTTATTTCATTTTTATCCTGGAACTGAAGCTTATTCTATAGCTACTGTAGGATGTAACTTTAGATGCTTAAACTGCCAGAATTATGAGATTTCTCAGCTTCCAAGAGAACAAAAAATTATTTTAGGTGAAGATGCCACACCTGAAGGGATGGTTTCTGAAGCTAAAAGATTCAAATGTAAAAGCATAGCTTATACTTATACTGAGCCAACAGTATTTTTCGAGTTTGCTTATGAAACAGCTAAATTAGCTAGCGAAAATGGAGTAAAAAACGTTTTTGTAACAAATGGTTATATAACTGAGGAGGCTTTAAAAGAGATAAAACCTTATTTAGACGCTGCAAACATAGATTTAAAAAGTTTTAAAGAAGAATTTTATTTAAAGAATTGCGGTGCTCACTTAGAACCTGTTTTAGATGCGATAAAGCTTTATAAAAAGTTAGGAATTTGGATTGAAATCACAACTTTAATTATTCCTGGAATGAATGATTCTGAAGAAGAACTGCGTAAAATAGCTGAGTTTATTAAGAATGAAATTGATTCTGAAACACCTTGGCATGTAACTCAATTTTACCCAATGTATAAGCTTTCTCATTTAACTCGTACCCCAATAACCACTTTAAAGAAGGCTAGAGAAATTGGATTAAAAACTGGCTTAAAATATATTTATGTAGGGAATGTTCCAGGAGATCCTGGAGAAAACACTTACTGCCCTTCCTGCAAAAACTTGCTTATTCAAAGGTTTGGATATGAAATTTTAGATTATAAAATTAAGGATTCTAAATGCGTTTTTTGCGAAGCTAAGATAAACGGGGTTTTTAGCTAA